The following proteins are encoded in a genomic region of Leishmania major strain Friedlin complete genome, chromosome 25:
- the MGT2 gene encoding MGT2 magnesium transporter, with translation MMHSKLDGVTPGVAEAHQLSPLVARQRYLTVNRSGGSSWFVRKDVMLKNLQVSQDSTLWLDVEGETPEERRAILNDLPWRVNIPSAVLDAVARPTESDVVELQPSLAQYAHGVLSCAINPLYDTTDETATVDEDNFSGEAFDAARGFVWCSVLITDTLIVTMHDKRFLGLEEVVRALEMRMNPMDTTSLGNSVLTPSIVFATLVAYSSEMMLPDPTTLLSEVDCIDEMVLLIAPGVRDQPDLLRRIALLRRRISSFRGLLYMKEKLLRELVTPSMRGSFVACDMVHVVPIYKEALDKNTKMADRLDDARDILNQANLNFVTGVSMRMSQSSANMDFKMQILSQVAVICLPLNLLASIFGMNCEVAWQADSHPNLKAFWGIVALMVAWVLVCSIPTIRHVLHGNAAKAIVPTDS, from the coding sequence ATGATGCACTCCAAGCTTGACGGCGTCACTCCTGGCGTCGCTGAGGCACACCAGTTGTCGCCGCTCGTCGCCCGCCAGCGCTACCTCACCGTcaaccgcagcggcggctcctcCTGGTTTGTGCGCAAGGACGTGATGCTGAAGAACTTGCAGGTGAGTCAGGACAGCACTCTCTGGCTGGACGTGGAGGGCGAGACGCCGGAGGAGCGCCGTGCCATCCTGAATGACCTTCCGTGGCGCGTGAACATCccgtcggcggtgctggatGCTGTTGCGAGGCCGACGGAGAGTGATGTGGTGGAGTTACAGCCGAGCCTGGCGCAGTACGCTCACGGTGTGCTGAGCTGCGCCATCAATCCGCTGTACGACACCACCGATGAGACCGCCACGGTTGACGAGGACAACTTCAGCGGCGAGGCCTTCGACGCCGCTCGCGGCTTTGTCTGGTGCTCGGTGCTCATCACGGACACGCTGATCGTGACGATGCACGACAAGAGGTTTCTCGgcctggaggaggtggtgcgggCCCTGGAAATGCGCATGAATCCGATGGACACGACCAGCCTCGGGAACAGCGTGCTCACGCCGAGCATCGTCTTCGCCACGCTGGTCGCGTACTCTAGCGAGATGATGCTGCCGGACccgacgacgctgctgagTGAGGTGGACTGTATCGACGAGATGGTGCTCCTCATCGCGCCGGGCGTGCGTGACCAGCCggacctgctgcggcgtattgccctgctgcgccgccgcatctCCTCCTTCCGTGGCCTGCTCTACATGAAGGAGAAACTGCTGCGCGAGTTGGTGACGCCCTCCATGCGCGGCAGCTTCGTCGCGTGTGACATGGTGCACGTCGTGCCCATCTacaaggaggcgctggacaAGAACACGAAGATGGCGGACCGCCTCGACGACGCGCGTGACATCTTGAACCAGGCGAACCTGAACTTCGTGACGGGTGTGTCGATGCGCATGTCGCAGAGCTCGGCGAACATGGACTTCAAGATGCAGATCCTCAGTCAGGTCGCCGTCATCTGCCTGCCGCTAAATCTCCTGGCCTCCATCTTCGGCATGAACTGCGAGGTGGCTTGGCAGGCCGACAGCCATCCCAACCTGAAAGCCTTCTGGGGCATTGTCGCTCTGATGGTGGCGTGGGTGCTTGTTTGCAGCATCCCGACGATCCGCCATGTCCTGCACGGCAACGCCGCCAAGGCTATTGTCCCGACGGACAGCTAA
- a CDS encoding DNAj-like protein, translated as MRGRRTTRVVAALLVLVWVAALVAEVPVHMAGAADPRDEDAKAVNAVLRLPEDDFYAVLGLGEAREDATERDIKNAFRRLSKKYHPDVATGDQDSYRLVYQRVQRAYEVLGDRRKRKIYDILGIDGVTRLEKPQQQQQMNPFFAFFGVGQQADAERGKDMVLLMVVPLEDIYRGAAHTSRFAKRKICRACKGTGARSGEDVVKCPHCQGRGRLAQRVQIAPGFVQQVEQVCPHCQGKGTHVAHMCPVCRGKMVLPGEAVLSVDIEEGLPEGHVLTYELEADQAPGQVPGDVLLTVISAPHPVFHRSGNDLYANVSITLKEALLGFKKTLAHLDGHNVELHWDGVMQNTQQVRIAGEGMPRHHVPSERGDLYITYNVLLPEALTAEQRALFQEHFA; from the coding sequence ATGCGAGGCCGGCGCACAACacgggtggtggcggctttGCTGGTCCTGGTGTGGGTGGCGGCCCTCGTTGCGGAGGTGCCGGTGCACATGGCGGGCGCGGCAGATCCGCGTGACGAGGACGCGAAGGCCGTCAATGCCGTGCTACGACTGCCGGAGGACGACTTCTATGCCGTGCTCGGCCTTGGTGAAGCACGGGAGGATGCCACCGAGCGCGATATCAAGAATGCCTTTCGGCGGCTTTCAAAGAAGTACCACCCCGATGTCGCCACTGGCGATCAGGACTCGTACCGCCTCGTGTACCAGCGAGTGCAGCGCGCATACGAGGTCCTCGGTGACCGCCGCAAGCGCAAGATCTATGACATTCTCGGCATCGATGGTGTGACAAGGCTGGAGaaaccgcagcagcagcagcagatgaaccccttcttcgcctttttCGGTGTTGGCCAGCAGGCCGACGCGGAACGCGGCAAGGACatggtgctgctgatggTGGTGCCGCTCGAGGACATCtaccgcggcgccgcccacaCGTCCAGGTTTGCCAAGCGCAAGATATGCCGTGCGTGCAAGGGCAccggcgcgcgcagcggcgaggacgTGGTGAAGTGTCCACACTGTCAGGGCCGCGGTCGCCTGGCGCAGCGAGTGCAGATTGCACCCGGCTTTGTGCAGCAGGTGGAGCAGGTCTGCCCGCACTGCCAGGGCAAGGGCACGCATGTGGCGCACATGTGCCCAGTGTGTCGTGGCAAGATGGTCCTCCCTGGAGAGGCGGTGCTGAGCGTGGACATCGAAGAGGGTTTACCGGAAGGTCACGTGCTGACGTACGAGTTAGAGGCGGACCAGGCACCCGGTCAGGTGCCcggcgacgtgctgctgACGGTGATCAGCGCGCCGCATCCGGTGTTCCATCGCAGTGGCAACGATCTCTACGCAAACGTGAGCATCAcgctgaaggaggcgctgctgggctTCAAAAAAACCCTCGCACACCTGGATGGTCACAATGTGGAACTGCACTGGGACGGCGTAATGCAGAACACGCAGCAGGTACGCATAGCAGGGGAAGGCATGCCGCGGCATCACGTGCCATCTGAGCGGGGAGACCTCTACATCACTTATAATGTGCTGCTACCCGAAGCGTtgacggcggagcagcgtgCGCTCTTCCAGGAGCACTTTGCCTAG